ATATTTCACAGAGGAGCTGCTATATACTAAGTTTAACTTCATTAGGCAATAATGAACAGATAAGGGTAATAACTGTTACACATGAAGATAAGTTCATCTTCATGTACAGCGAAACCTCGCTGAAGAACAACAGTGTGCAAGACCTAAAGCcagttttttcttctttcttcttttttgaaattgtgcagtaATTAGGGCCTCCAAAATCATTATTGGTTAGTAAAAGCAACACGTGAAGGTCAACACACCTCAGCATAAGCGCCAGCCAACAGTTATGTGCTATCACCTGTAGATTAATTCTTTCCATAAGTAAAACAATTTTGTCAACTATCTTGGATAAATGTGATCCTATACTGAGTAATCAAGGCTTTCCTTGGACATAGGTTACAAACAAATATCTTAGTATCTACTTTGATAAGAAATTGCTGAAGGTCAAGTTGGCAAATAACTATTTAGTAACGTATCACAGAACCCCCAAATAGTCCCCAGAATTCTTTGCAAATAATACCCCTATCGGCATTAAGGCAGATTGCTAAATAAAATTTGCTAATTTAGCAATTTATAATATTGTTAAGTATAGACCATCACAGAAAAAGAATTTAAATTCCACTGGTTGATAATCCTTCAAACTAATAAGGTATTGCAGAAAGAACAGATAAAGTAGTTCCATGTAGTTTGCTTTTGTTTTTCCTTCAAGTTAAGTTGGAAATTGCTAAATTAATGATGTTTGGATTAACCGTATCAAGAGACTACAATTGGCAGTGTTAGCAGGAAAATGCTTGAAGGAAATACAGCAGGCAGGACCAGACCATGCCAGTCATATGCAACATATAACATTGTTTCTCAGTAGAGACCCGAAAGATTCTTTTTGAAAAGTCATTGATcaacttgtaaaatgttgtaggtaacacaacctactttctCAGGTTGCTGTGATCTTAGATAATCCAACAGGTCGTTCTTTTGAAACAAGATCCTAGCTTATGTGAATGGCAGTTGACGATGCTGACAGATAGCCTGTACAAGAAAGTCTAAGAGCCAGATTCATCCTCAATATATCGAACTAAAGACAAGTTGACAAATGTTTGATTTTGaaactatataaatatatacaaatatacacgaGGAATCAATTCATCACATATAAGTATACTCTTCAAAATATCTAGGGTGTTTAGCAAGAACAGTATCAGTAGAGTGAGACAGTTATCCTTAAGAATAAGAATGCATCCATATGGAGATTCCACATAAGGTCAGCAATGCTGCAAACTGCAGTTGAACAGCCATGGAACTGACTGACCATTTTTCTATTACTAGAGAAACTATCAGTGGACGTTGCTAAATGACCATCTAGATAGGGATATTATTTACCAATTTTATTTACAAACAATCAGTGGACAAGTGGTCAAGTCCAACAACACCTTGAGTTTTGAGTAAAAGAAAACATTAACATTAGTTCACAACAGAGGATATTGCTTAAATGTAAAGTCAAGCTATATGTGGGCTTAGAACATATGTCAAGGATTAATGTGTGTAAAAGAGTAAAACAAGGATAGTTGGACACCACCTATACAGATGCAAAACTTGGATACTAGCGCAGGAATTATATTTAAGACCATGAATCCTCCTATGGTTAACACTAACAAACAATGGTTGTTTGTGAAGGATTGCTATCATTGTCTGTACAAAGAAATGGATGTTTAATTGAAGAGTCAGGATAAGGTAATCCCTCCATGATAGTAACATCCATTTGTTTTCACAACATATAGGAAACAATAAAAAAACCATCAATTTACAGAATAAAGGTAAAACCTCCCTTTATATAGACTATTTGTACCATATGGGCATTTTAAAAACAGGCAGCCTAATGCATAAGGCTCTCACCAATATTGGCTTCGCAGAGGGTTAATGTGCACAGTCTTATCCATGCAAATAGAATAGGTGATTTCTGCTACAGCATGGCTGTCGTTTTTCCTAGTTAAGATATAGATgtttgatttaaaaaatttaacataGCACTCACATCTTTCTTAATAAGATTCTGTTGTTTCTGAATCAAATTAAAAGCTGGACAAAAATGACTTTTTTTttaaacaaaagagagatttcccAACAGACTCCAAATAATTACCAAAGAGGCTTGCAAATTTTTATCTTATGACAACATCATgaaaaataatcaattaaaaacATGAACCTTTCATTACTCACTCTTGCTTTCCAACAAAGAGCAGCATGTTTTGGGCCCAAGCAATTGCCTATACTTCCCTTCCCCATATAATAAAAAGCCTAGCAGGGTGCAAATGTATGGATCAATTAAAAAGTTAGCTGTCTAAATGCACAGATCAGAGTTTAGTTGAGTTTGGTGTTCTAGAACCCCAAACAAGGCAATTGGGTTTCCTATTAACCATATGCAACTGATCCTTATAAAAAAGTATATGACATAGGCCAACTTGGAAGGACTGATGTAAAAATTTGTGAAAATGTTTGAATATAATGCCATATGCATTTTAGTTGCCTACACTGTCTTCATCAAAGAAACCAATAACTTGAAGAATAGTTCCCAGCGAGCTTCCACCAGGACATGAAACTGGTTGGATGGAAGAAGAACCAACATGCCTGAAATAGCCCTTTTCATTCAATCCACTGTATCAGCTGATACATTTTCTTCGATAAGGTTCACGTCCAAAGGCCCTATCTCTTGTATCAAGTTGAAAAGCATGAACTTCTGACAGAACATCAATGTAGCTCTTGAGGAGATCAAGTGGCATCAGATATACTGGTGTTAAAAGACAAGGTCCCAAAAAAAGAACTATGGCCAACTATATATTTTGTACAATTGCAAGATCCTACTATCATGCTACCATATTGTATTCACTCAATCTTAATAAATTTCACAAGTTGATTGTCTTCTTATAACTCTGGAAGCTTTACTTTCTTAGAAATTAAAAGCTTTTATCAGGACCTATATCTTACTGGGTTCAGCTCCTATCTCCATAAGTGCTAACCAATAGCATAGTGTATGTACTAAGTATTCTTGCAAAAAGCATGTACTATGTAGGTACAGTTTGACATCCACATTCAATAAATGCAAAACTTAGGAAGAAGTTACATCAAGTGTAGTGCATGACATGGTTTTACGGTTTGAAGGCATTGTCTCATTATGAACTGAAAATACCCAAAAAATTCATGCCTGACAAACAGCATGTCTAAGCATTCTTTTCCATCCAAGCTTATCGGATCCATCAAAATTCAgagttttatttttaattttcaaacTAAGTGAGCTTTTTCACTTCTCTCTATATCAACACATGATTTCACACAACTACTTCCCGACAGATACGTAGATTGCATCTGTATTGAAGGAACAGTCTTCTCGAGATTGTGTTGGTTTCCGTACTGGCAATAAATTTTTGAGTGGAAACCAAAATTTCACCATACACCACTGAAATCAAATTAACACCAAATTGGCCTTCATCCGGTACGTAAATCTATCTCCGTCCCAAGGTATCACCCGTTGATCCACAAGAATTGAACATCGACCAAAAGAAAACCCACGGGTCAATGAATTCAATCTAGTTTGAGACAAGAAACCAAGCTGCTCAAAGAAAGAATCTTACAGGCGCTTTGACATGCAGAAAGCATGGGAGACCGATAAGCAAAGAACCATAGCAGTACCGAGTTCAAGGAAGCAGACAATTCAAGAAGGGTTCAAGAACTAACCTTGCACAATTGCTTCTGGGCTCTGACCTTGGCCTCGAATTCATTGAACGGAGCGGCGGTGCAGGCGACGATGATGGGCAACCGGGGCTTCGAGGGTTCAAAGGGGGAACCGGAAGGGGAACGTAAAGACGCCGACGGACGGCAGCAGAGAGACAGCGAAACGGAGGAGGAGGCCGCGGTCACGTGAGGAACGAAGACGGGGGGTAGAAACGCGACGGTCGTCGGCATGTTCTCTGCCGTCCCTctcgcccctctctctctctctctctctctccggcaGCTCGGTCTCCCCCTTTCTGTTGTCGTGGCGTGCGTTGGCGCTCGTTAGGGAGGTCCAGCTCGCGGGGCTTGTATCTGCCACGTGGTGACGCCACGAGGATACTGTGCCACACCCGTCGTAGGAGCGATGCCACCTGGCATGCCACTGCAACAACCGTCGATGCCTGTGTCTCGGCCGAGGGACCAAACACACGAACACGGTTTCTCATTGCCCGGTACATGCGGGACCCGCGTGTCGGGTGCCCTGATGTACATTGGCTTGCAACCCCTCGATTAAAAATTACCGCACTATATCTGTATTCGTTCTCTTATTCATTTTtctgataataataaataataaaaatcgaTATGTATACGTGTCGGTCGGACATCATGTCAAAACAGATCCGAATGGCGACGCCCATCTGCCCTTATTCTCCGCGTGCGACTCGCTGGTCCGAGTACGAACACCCAACCCCGTACAGTCGCGCATCACCAGGATATCGCTGTCGCTGCAGCACGCACCATCGATCCGATTCGGCCCCTTTTATCACCAAGCCATCAATTCCCTGCCTTCCTTATCTTCCCACCACTTTCTCCGGACAATGAGCGCTCCTCAAAGCAGTCGGATGCGGATGCCCGTCGTCCATTTTAACATCACACTTTGAGGTACGAAGGAAAAATGCTGCAAGAAGGATGAGCGGACCATGTCGTGACAGCTCAAAAGCGTCACGAAATTCGACGCCGATGACTTCTTCCTCACGCCCCTCACCCATTGTACCCGCACGCAACCGATTTGGTGCGTATCGATTGGGTCCCGCGTTGGGCTCCAGCTACTGGCCCGTTTATAAGGCAGGTGGATAAGTGAGCTTCTTATGAACTGGCTGCGTCGATACCTCCTACGATTAAGCCCTACGGTCTTTTAGCCATTTTCCTACCATTGCTTTTGTTAATAGCGACGATTCGTGTGGTTGCGGATCTGAAGCTTTACATCGTGATTTAGGAGTAACGAAAGGAAAAGCGTTAGACGGAAGggcgcacagagagagagagagagagagagagcgcacaTCACCAAACACCTCGCTGAGTGTCCCACGTCGCCGATTGCCGATGGCGTCCTCCCTCGACGCCGACGATAAGTCCCGCCCCGTTTCGTTCCCCCTTCGCCTCCTCTCGCCGACTTCCACGTTTCCTCAGAAGCCTCAtgaagaggaggcggaggagaaggAGGCGAAGCCCCTCCTCCCGATCAGATCTGATGGGAAGGAGCTCAAAGGCAGCGgctgcgacgacgacgacgacgacgaggcgTCGGAGCGTGCGTATGAGGCCAGCGAGAAGGTTGTCATCGCCGAGGACGACGCCGAGGGTGACGGATCCGCGCCGCCGCCATTCTCGTGGAAGAAGCTGTGGCTATTCACCGGGCCGGGGTTCTTGATGAGCATAGCGTTCCTGGATCCGGGGAACCTGGAGGGGGATCTCCAGGCCGGCGCCATCGCGGGGTACTCGTTGCTGTGGCTGCTGCTGTGGGCGACGGCGATGGGGCTCTTGATCCAGATGCTGTCGGCGAGGCTGGGCGTCGCCACGGGGCGGCACCTCGCGGAGCTGTGCCGGGAGGAGTACCCTAGGTGGGCGCGGCTGGCGCTGTGGTTCATGGCGGAGGTGGCCATGATCGGGGCGGACATCCAGGAAGTGATCGGGAGCGCCATCGCGATCAAGATCCTGAGCCGTGGTGTTCTTCCGCTCTGGGTTGGGGTCATCATCACGGCTATGGATTGGTAGGACCTCAATTAGTTCGTTAGAGTTGCTGTTAGTTACTCTATTTCTTACCGGAAAGAAAAAATATCACATCTTTTATTTGCAAGTGAAGATAAGTTTGCGTTGTCCAGGAATATGCTTTATGTCTCTCCTTCGCTATTGGAAATCTGATATCTTTCTGTTGATGCGTTATAAGCTGCAAAATCACATTGACTGAACAGAATTCTCTTTCTGTCGATGTCATATAATTGTATAGACtaatagaagaaataaaataagaTACCATGATCATAAAATAATTTGGTGTTGCAACTTATTTGATTATGTTAAGATACATATTGATATTAGTTTATCAGTTAATTTCCTTTCACAGTTGACTGGGAATGCACTACTTATTTCAATATAATATGGCATGTCATTATTTGTTCTGTTAACACATAGTTATACCTATAACTTCTCTTGCAGCTTTATTTTTCTGTTCCTTGAGAACTATGGTGTGAGGAAGTTAGAAGGCTTTTTTGCAGTTCTCATTACAACAATGGCTTCTTCGTTTGCATGGATGTTCAGAGAAGCCAAGCCTAGTGAAAAGGAGCTTCTGATCGGTACACAACCCATTCCAATGTTATGATATGTGATTGTGATTTGCTCATTCCTTGCTTTAAGCTTGGTTGGCTCTAGACCAAAAGTTTCTCTTGTTTTGTCTTTGCAGGTGTTTTGGTTCCAAAACTAGGCTCGAAAACAATAAGGCAGGCTGTTGGAGTCGTTGGTTGTGTGATAATGCCCCACAATGTCTTCCTGCATTCTGCTCTTGTACAATCAAGAAAGGTTGACCCTGACAAGAAAAGCCACATTCGAGAGGCACTAAGATATTACTCCATAGAGTCAACAATTGCCCTAATTGTCTCATTCATGATAAATCTATTTGTTACAACAGTTTTTGCAAAGGGATTTTATGGTACTAAAGAAGCAGAAAATATAGGTCTCGAGAATGCTGGGAAATTTCTACAAGAGAAGTATGGGGGAGGTATATTTCCTATTTTATATATCTGGGGAATAGGTTTACTAGCAGCTGGGCAAAGTAGTACGCTTACTGGCACATATGCTGGACAATTTATCATGGGTGGATTTCTAAATCTTCGTTTGAAAAAATGGATCAGGTCATTGATCACCAGAAGCTTTGCGATTGTCCCAACTATAGTCGTTGCTCTATTCTTCGATACATCTGACTCCGCATTAGATGTTTTGAATCAGTGGCTTAATGTACTTCAGTCGGTTCAGATACCATTTGCTCTCATTCCACTCCTAACTTTGGTGTCGAAGGAGCAAGTTATGGGAGACTTTAAGATCAGCCGTGCCATTCAAGTAAGCCATGAGTTCCAAACTCCTATAGAGTACTGTTTTATTATCTTTTTCCacatatattaaattaaattaatccaTATTATGACATATACAATAAAAAATGGGGTAACCCTTTTTCCCTTCCTGGACCATTTAGTAAGGTCATGATTTGACTTaatttttttacatattatacaTAATGGATTTACTTGGACCAATACATGATATTCTTGTAGCATTTCTGGGGTCAGTTCTTGTATTAGGTGGTCTGAGGGTAGTATTACTTACCAATCTTATTTATTCTGCTTTTTCGTTGGGATTGGTTCTTGTTTGTATATCCTTATTCTACATTCCATCAAACTCCTTTTTTGTAGCTGCCGCACAGCTTCTTATTTGTGGTAATGTTCATGAATGGTTTAGAATATTCCAATGATTCATATTTTTGGACCATTCGAGATGGAGTCACTTCAGTGGTTTGTACAAGTATTCTTTTTTCACTAAGTACTACTATATCAAATACGTCATGGTGTGGaattatttggaattttggactacaagatcaaaccagattaTAGAACAGGACCTAATAAGTAATGATCAACAAATTGGGATTCATTTATCGACAGATTTTTATCTTCCCTTTGAACTAATTTCTATAATTCTTTTAGTTTTCTTGATAGGTGCAATTACTATGGCTCACCAATGATAAATTCTTAGAATTAAAaaagaattaaattttttttagaagTTTCATGCTATTACCCTTATTTGTTAATTTGGGTTCTTAGCTGGCAAATATCTTTGTTCTTAATTTTTGAACATGTCACCTTTATCAGATCTAGTGTGAAATATGACTTGGAAAGATTTACAAAAATTTTAGTTCTGAGAGAAGGGATGTCATTTCATGTTGCTATGGTGTGTTACACCAACTCTTTGGGAACTATGCTTTGGATATGAAGCTTTTACCCAACTGTGTAGCATGTCAGCATGTTCTAGATTCTTTTCCTGTCTAGTGGAATCTGTAGGGTCTGCTTCATATATCGGCCGGTCAAGAGAGGTCTACTTTATAGAAAACCTAAAATCCCTTGGGGTTTTTGTGCTTGGGAAATTATGTCTAGTGACTACTAAAGCATACCCGGTGCAGGAGGCTCCTGCTAATTCATGGTCTTGAGAGGGTCAACATATGGTTGTTTTTGAGATCCGAACCCTGGTCTCCCAGGTTGCAAAGTAGCAAACTCATTTTTGCAATGTCCACCCTCTTGATGGTGACCACTCTTGCACCAAAATTCTTCTTATGTGAACCTGTCAAATGACCAACAAAGCGTGATTTACAAAATCCTTACGCCACTAAGAGAGTTACCATGTagaattttttctttattatattttttgaacATAAGTCCCCTAATCTCTATTCCTTCTCTACCTCAAGAATGATTGGCCTCTTTACTTTAGCTCTTTAAAGGAAACATGGCCTTTCATTTTTTGATAAGAAATTTAAGATAATATACCCCTCCCTGTATGCACCTGGAGAATTTTCTGGCCAATTGTCGGCTGTGATTTTAGTAGCTTTTATTGGTGCTTTCCTACTGTTGGCATACAGATTACAGAATAATACAATAAATAAATGAGATAAATTGTAAAGGAGGTCCTGCTGTTCATGTGTCTTCTCCTAAGCATTTTTCCTTCATAATTGTTCTAAAATCAAATTAAGGGTGTCATGTTCTATCAGGAAATAAGTCCATGCTGTACACCATCATGTAGATTGTTAGGTTGTCTCATTTTTGTCTTCAATATTTGATTCACTCATACAAAAGCTTGACATTTAGAATAGAATGGGTTGGCTATGTTTGTGTTTATTCTTGTTCGCTGTATATCCTTTGTGCACTTGGTAATTCTATGGATTAAAGATGTTGGATATTTTGTTTTAAACATctgtattttatatttctttaacAAAGAACCAAACATATCGAAACATCAGGGGTGAATTGGTGATGTTTGCTTAAGGAAGACTAGACTGACAATGATCATGAACAAGCTTTCTTGTGATGGAATACATGGACTAGTAGAAAATAAGCCACATGCGGATAGATTTTCAACTGAACAACTGACTGTTGGTTTTTCCCATAGTTGATCTGATAAGCTTGTTGACCACACTTGTGGTTCCAAGAAATCGTTTTTAGTTGTAGCATAGTGAAAATAGGATGAAATATATACAAAGTTCTGGTGAAAACTCATCAGCAGCATTGTCATCCACTTTGTTCTTCTATGTTAAGATTCCAGCAAGTTCACCCTCATCCTTCGGTTAATATATATTCACTACCTTCTACTAGGGTGGTTAGTCATGCTGTGTGTTCTTGCTAACATCATTGACCTTAGTCATTGTTTGTGTTTGCCGCAGATGCTAATGTGGATTGTTGCTGCCCTCCTAATAATAATCAATGGCTATCTTTTGCTGGAATTCTTTTCCACTGAGATACGTGGTCTGTTGCTAGGCTCAATATGCTCTGCTGCCATAGCCATATATACAATATTTGTTATTTATCTCATTTTGTATGGTGGTGACTTCACCACTCAGCTTGCTTCAGCAATTCACAGGAGATTTCGGCCAGGACAGAATTACTTTTGTAGCACTTTGTGAGATACAGAGAATAGTTTTCTGATCAATACATGTCTATGGGGTCTTCGGATAGTTTCCAAATGCCAGGAGTTCGTGTTATTCATTCGGCCATCCTGATTCGTCAAATCAGGATTTGCTAAACCATGGCATATCTACGATCAAGGTAGGCTTACCATGCCATCATAGATGAACTCCACCCTGATATTGCCAATGGAGCAATCACACAAACTACAATTTCACAATGTATCTTGGCCAAGGTAAGCTTTGCTGATGAGAAGCCTACCGGCAGGACACCTAACTGTTATTCCTAGCACGATTGCTCGTGTTTTGTGTAATATACACCTATCTGAACAAGCCCGTAGAAATAAGCAGAAAAGGTAATGACACGGTTATATTCCAAGCTCGTCATATAGTGTTATCATCCTTTGCAGAATATAGCCTgtggtttgcaagaggcagagttTAGGAGAAATCTCGGCATGGTGATTGATTTCCCTGTCTCCCTTTTATGATGGTAATATTTGTGGTGTGTTTTAGTATTGCGATAAAATTCAATATTCTTTTTGCTTAGAAACTTCCAACTTGAAGCCCCTCTTCTGTGGTGCCAATTAATAGGTAACCTGTCTTTTTAACCTCCACCCATGTTGGGCAGTAAGAGGACTTGGAACTACAGCAATATATCTGCTTGTAATAGGAGAACCTATGTGAAGTCTGCAGCCTTTTATTTCGTAATACTAGAAGAAGAGTCCTCTTAAGATTTGATGCAAATAGGAAGCCATTAGTTTCTTTACATCTCTGCTGTCACACTAAACCATTAATCAAAAGATGAGTTTGAACAAGAAGATGGTTTGTGGTTCCATCAATTATTGGCTGATTAattgttcttcttcttcagtcTTATGGTGAACAACCATTCCTCAAATTCTGATTCATCAACATCATAATTGTATTATTATTCTGCCACAGTATCTCATCAGTTAAGCTCATGATGCTTGTACTTCTTTTATGCATGTGTGTGAGAGTTGCAAGATGGATAAgaagtcctctctctctctctctctctctctctctctcatcaacaAGGGTCATCCCTTCCAAAgccaaaaaaattcaagaaatttGCCCTCACCTTAAAGATGTGTGCAAACACTAGTTCACTTGGTGAGAgcattggggagaagaagaagacaccaacATAGGTGAGGGAGATGGGTTGTCACTTTGTCTGGGTAGACAAGTGAGCAACCAATCTCAGATCACATGCCATCACAAACATTAATAAAAATGCCTAAGTTGATTGTTAACCAGAGAGTGCTGATGGTTTTGGCAGCTCAATCATTTCCACCCTCCCCAAGTGGAAGATTCCCATGCCAATGCAGCTATTGGTTTGATGGCAAAGGCAGCTCATTATCTTGCTTTTAAGATGCCAGGAAACAATGCTGCTCCCACTGTTGCTGATCTTAATTCTCTCTCTCCAAAACATGAGAGTGGAAAATGCATTGTTTCATTTCCAGTGCTGCC
The DNA window shown above is from Musa acuminata AAA Group cultivar baxijiao chromosome BXJ2-4, Cavendish_Baxijiao_AAA, whole genome shotgun sequence and carries:
- the LOC135611334 gene encoding metal transporter Nramp6-like, with translation MASSLDADDKSRPVSFPLRLLSPTSTFPQKPHEEEAEEKEAKPLLPIRSDGKELKGSGCDDDDDDEASERAYEASEKVVIAEDDAEGDGSAPPPFSWKKLWLFTGPGFLMSIAFLDPGNLEGDLQAGAIAGYSLLWLLLWATAMGLLIQMLSARLGVATGRHLAELCREEYPRWARLALWFMAEVAMIGADIQEVIGSAIAIKILSRGVLPLWVGVIITAMDCFIFLFLENYGVRKLEGFFAVLITTMASSFAWMFREAKPSEKELLIGVLVPKLGSKTIRQAVGVVGCVIMPHNVFLHSALVQSRKVDPDKKSHIREALRYYSIESTIALIVSFMINLFVTTVFAKGFYGTKEAENIGLENAGKFLQEKYGGGIFPILYIWGIGLLAAGQSSTLTGTYAGQFIMGGFLNLRLKKWIRSLITRSFAIVPTIVVALFFDTSDSALDVLNQWLNVLQSVQIPFALIPLLTLVSKEQVMGDFKISRAIQMLMWIVAALLIIINGYLLLEFFSTEIRGLLLGSICSAAIAIYTIFVIYLILYGGDFTTQLASAIHRRFRPGQNYFCSTL